Within Ipomoea triloba cultivar NCNSP0323 chromosome 9, ASM357664v1, the genomic segment TTGTAAATCCttgttaaaaaataactttcagaatCTGTAGTTGACCCTGTCCAAATATAACCTTCAAatagtttctgtacatgtaaggATGTAACTATCTAtcatatcatattatgtgttagcaattatcaagttaattgttaaatgtaggtacaaaatgtgctaactaaaagtacaaaatttttgtaacaaggttcacaatgcaatatgaatcttgatccatggtataacaattgttgcAAAGTAGATCCGGatctatggtataactattgcttGGTAGTGGATTGGGCTTATTGGGCCGAACCGGTACCTTAATGTATATTCATGTGTGTTATATATATGCTCGTCCCAACATTAATTTTGGCGAACCATTGGTGCAGACCATTAACGATGTTCTGTTCGGAATCATATCATGTGGGCTGTTCAGGTACCTGGAAATGCGTTCATCCCGAGGTAAAACCATGCAAAATCTCTTGTATATTAACACATAAATCgactaataataatagttctataaaatcaatttttttttttccaaaaaaaaaaaaattcaaatattccTTGTAGCTCTGCAGGAAGGACTGAGCATGACTGGTGTTGCCATGGTAAATCTAAGACCACAAGCTGGACTGCAAGTATATGCCCTTTCCAATCTTCTCCACTCTCAAGACTAAGTAAAATGTAAATTCATTAATGTAAACTTTGAAGTGAATGCTTGCTTTGTTATTCTCAGGAAATGACCAAGCTGATGAATGGCGAATCGGGATCGCGGTGGGGAAACAAATTTGGTATCATTCTGTTACCTATAAATTATCACAAGGGTGTGAAGGATCCTCTCCAGTTTGTGAAGAGGGCAAAAGCAATGATTGACAAGAAAAAACTGTCATTAGAAGCCCTCTGCTCTTACAAACTGAGGGATTTGGTCATGTCCTCCTTGGGGGCAAAGGTAagggttttttttgtttttttttgttttttgttttgtttttgtttttttgttttttttttcctttttaatgtGAGTGAATATGACATGCTCAAATGGCTGCCATTTTCAAGTGTTGTGTTCTGGCTTTGGTGTGTAGATTGCGAGCTCGCTTAGCTACCGGATTGTCTGCAACACGACCTTTACAATCTCGAATGTGATTGGCCCTCGAGAGCAGGTCACTATTGCAGGCAATCCCATTGATAACCTTAGAGTAACTTCAACATGCTTACCTCATGTGAGTTCTCAAGAACaggctcttcttcttcttcttctttccttgTTGCTGGAACTCTCACAGCTGACAAATTATATATGCTGGAAATGCAGGCAATCACAATGCACATGGTTAGCTATGCAGGGAAGATTGACATGCAAATATTGGTCGCGAAAGACATCATACCTGATCCAAAAGTCCTAGCCCGTTGCTTTGAACAGACCTTGCAGGGAATGAAAGAAGCTGCACAATCTATCATCGAAACTGAAAGAAGTATCTAACGAAGAAAGCACACTCAAACTGTGAAGAACACACCGACTAGAATGTGAAGGTTTTGGGCAAATAATAAGGGTGCTATAAAGCAATAACGCATAAATGCACTGCTAGTTGTACAAGGCAAATTATTAAAGCCGTCTGAAAACATTACATGCCAAATTGGAGACTATATACATTCTCAACCATCATACTAAGGAATAGGACCTGATATTGAGAGTCAAAACCTGGTTTATTGCCAAGTCTTACACTGGCAAGGAATAGGACGTTTTCTTGTGGCTTCCTTTCTTCTTCCTAAGCAATAGCTTTCTCAGAAACCCCATCCCTCCTCCCTTCTTCCGGCCTGACAAGATAACCAAAGTGCCCGCTTTTGCATTTTTAGATCCGCTACTCAAGCCACGATATGATCCAGAAGGTGTGCCTTTGAAAGCACAAATTGCATTGCAACTGTTAGGCTGGGCAACAGAAAGTGTATCTGCAATGGGGATGTTCAAGGCATCTTTTTTCGTGGGAGATTTAAGAGTTCCCTTTTTAGTTCCATCCTCAAATAGCATTTGATCAAGTAGAGATACATGGTGTTTCACAGTCTTATTGTTGGAAGCGGAGGGGCATAATTGTCTATCAACAACTACTGGCTCTTCCTCCGACAAAGTCAGTGCCTTTAGCTGCCTCCCGAGGTTTAGGATAGTCTCTTGGCACTCTGCCAACTTCATAGAAGCGGCTGTTATCTCCCAACCCTGccaatttgaaaaaataaaataaaaataaaaaaaatctcttaaTCAATTCGGAAGTCAATGTTAAAATAAACGAGAGCTGATATGAGGAAGAGATTAACAGAAACTCACAGTCTGCTGTATCTGTCGCTCTTTTTCCATGTCCTCATCTGGAATCTTGGTGCTGTTAATGCTGCCATCAGAGATTCAGTTCTTAGATGATACAATGATTCAGTTATGCTAGCAAATGGTAACACGCAAAATTAAATACCGAAAATCATAATACCTTTCGAGTTGAAGTTGGAGCTCAAGACATGTTCCTTCAAGGTCTTCAAAACAGTGAGTTTTATCCTCAAGTTCCACCTCAAGCGAAGACATCTTTTGGAGGGATTCATTCAATTTAACTTTGGTCACACTAAGCTGTGTATCAAGTTCTTCATTTATTGACTTCTGATTTTCAATCATATCCTCCATCATTCTGTTAGATTcgtttaaagtttcaatttcaGTGTGTAGACTTTCAATGCTTCGTTGTGATTGTTGAAGATCACTTGCCAAGGCTTCGATCTTGTCTCTCTCCAGCTGCTGCCTTGCCTCGAGATCTTTCTGTGAGGATCTCATCACATTCAACTCAGCCTTCAAGCCTTCATTTTCTGCTTGAATAATGGAATGAATCTTCTCCATTTCAAACATAAAATTTTGCAAGGCTCTTATATCAGTCACAGTTCCTAATCCTCTTGGACCAAAATGCTTTATAAACTCATCTCTAATACTAGAACCTTGATAACGCATACAGTTGTTCACAATCCAATCCAATGTGGCAGTCAGTCCCACAGAAAACTCTACGAAATTAATTTTTCCATCCAGCAGACTGCAGCATATATGCAGGAATTGCTGCAATACAGTTTTAAGTTCGGAATTTCTCCACCTGAAAACATGAAGCAAATAGTCATTTGCTATTATCGGCTCCTGAGTTTCTGTCCTGCCATGTTCTGTCTCCACCATATTACAGCCCTCTGAAAATCTCTTGACCAGCTCAACAATTTTTGAAACAGATGCGTATTCGTCACTTCTTTGCTCCACAGATGAGTTGGTAACAGGAACACTGCTGATTGAATTGGCTTTTGGAGATGTTACCGGAGACCTCCAAGCAATATAGCCGCTAATAGGCTGCATGGAGCTTACTGACTTGTTGCCTTCGCTGGTGTGTGGAAAGTTGAGGTTATGCCAAGCCACTCTGACGTCTTCTAGAAGTTCATAAACGTCTCTTTTTGAAATACTGCTTTGCTCAATGATTACCTTCAGCACATGTTCAATCCAGCCATCTTTCCCTTTTTCCCGGTCCAAGTCACTGAGATCTCCTTGTTTTACTTGAACTAATTCTTTACCTGTCAAGTCCACATGATTCTCATGCTCGTTTCTTTTGGAGGAGTCTGATAATGCGAGATTCACTTCTGAAGAAGCTTGGGAACTCCCAAGCGGGCCATCCACTGCTACTATTGCTAGTTTTTCCATTTCAACAAAATCATCCATTAGCCTCATCTCTGAAACTCCAATCATTTTCTGTTCAGAGTTACTCTTCTGGTCCTTATGATTCTTGAAATGCTCTAGTTCAGATATCAAAGCACAAGCCCAAGATTCAGAAGAAACGTTTTCATGCTCCTTCTTCGTGTCATGGCTTGATATGGAGGAGATATCATTTGATATAGGTCCATAAACAGCCAGCTCTTTAGAACCCTTAGCTCTAGAAAGCTCTTCAGGTTGATCCCAAGCTTTTCCAGAATGTGGGATCTCGGTTCCTTTCTGTGCTAAaactaatttcaaatttttgttttcttcttccacaTTGCAAAGATTTTCCACCAAGAAACTTATCTCTTTCCTGAGAATGTCGGGATCATTGTTTCCTAGGTAGGTGTCTTTAACAACTACACTGCCAGATGTGGGATTCATGTTTCTCCTCGTCTCAATCCGATTTCTTTCCTCCAATTCAATTTCTCTCTTCAATTTTGTCAAAACAGACTGACTCTGCCCAGGCATCCGTTTTCTCACCAGAACACGAAGCCTTTGACATTCTGCTTCCAGCCTCTTTATTTTCTTCACATTTTCTAGCTGTTGTTTATGTGAGGCGTCTGCAGAGCGGCGAATAAACTCCATCTCCTCATTTCGATTATGAAGCTCTGTCTCAAGCATCCGGAATTCGTACCTTAAGaaagcattttctttttctgcAGAATCTAATCTTGACATCAGAGCATTAAATTCTGCTTCTGCCTGAGAATTGCTTTCAGTAAGATCATCAATTATCTTCCCTTTCACGAGGAGAACCTTACTAAGATGAGAATTCTCAACGGTTAAATTTGCAACCTTCTTATTTGTTTCTACCAACTTGTCCTCCAACATATTATGAGTCTTCCCGAATTCTTCTGACGTCCTCATTACAGCATCGCGTACTCTTTGCTCCATTTCTTCTCTGGTGAAAGTTAATTTCTGCATACAATCCTTCAATGCACTGTTAAGGTGAGTTAGCCTTCCATTTGCAGCCTCTCTCTGCTTTACAGATTCTTCTAACTCTTCCTTCAAACACATAATTTCAGCCTCCGCTTTCTTGTGAGCTAAATTATGCATCAATTAACAAATTACACAAAAGTTAGTTGGAAGGACTTTGCAGAAAccgggaaatttttttttgaaagaaatgcAGTTATCACCTGCCATGGCTTCTTCCGCCATTTTTGTGAACTTTGTGACTAATTCATCTTTAGCGTTGCACTCATTGAGAGCAGATGCTAACTTCTCATCGAGGCTTCTCACCGATTCCTCCAGaactttttccttttcattctGAAGGATCTGAACCTGAACCCAAAAATACAACAAAGCTTCCTTCAATCTAAGACAAATCTCATATCTTAAGAAGTGACATTTAAGAGTATCAGCTAATCATATCATAATCAACTAGCTATGAGGTTTTGGATACAATTTCATGTCAAATGTCAAAAGGCCAACAACATTTTACACAGCTAGGCTCGAGTAAGGTAAACACATGATATGTACCTCCTCATCGTTGTCTTTAATGGCAAGATCAGCTTTGTCATTTGCAATTATTCTTTTCTCTGAGGATTTTTTTCTCCACAGCCAATTCTTCTGGTCCATGGTCTACTGTTTGCTGTAAAATATC encodes:
- the LOC116029218 gene encoding filament-like plant protein 7, translating into MDQKNWLWRKKSSEKRIIANDKADLAIKDNDEEVQILQNEKEKVLEESVRSLDEKLASALNECNAKDELVTKFTKMAEEAMAAHKKAEAEIMCLKEELEESVKQREAANGRLTHLNSALKDCMQKLTFTREEMEQRVRDAVMRTSEEFGKTHNMLEDKLVETNKKVANLTVENSHLSKVLLVKGKIIDDLTESNSQAEAEFNALMSRLDSAEKENAFLRYEFRMLETELHNRNEEMEFIRRSADASHKQQLENVKKIKRLEAECQRLRVLVRKRMPGQSQSVLTKLKREIELEERNRIETRRNMNPTSGSVVVKDTYLGNNDPDILRKEISFLVENLCNVEEENKNLKLVLAQKGTEIPHSGKAWDQPEELSRAKGSKELAVYGPISNDISSISSHDTKKEHENVSSESWACALISELEHFKNHKDQKSNSEQKMIGVSEMRLMDDFVEMEKLAIVAVDGPLGSSQASSEVNLALSDSSKRNEHENHVDLTGKELVQVKQGDLSDLDREKGKDGWIEHVLKVIIEQSSISKRDVYELLEDVRVAWHNLNFPHTSEGNKSVSSMQPISGYIAWRSPVTSPKANSISSVPVTNSSVEQRSDEYASVSKIVELVKRFSEGCNMVETEHGRTETQEPIIANDYLLHVFRWRNSELKTVLQQFLHICCSLLDGKINFVEFSVGLTATLDWIVNNCMRYQGSSIRDEFIKHFGPRGLGTVTDIRALQNFMFEMEKIHSIIQAENEGLKAELNVMRSSQKDLEARQQLERDKIEALASDLQQSQRSIESLHTEIETLNESNRMMEDMIENQKSINEELDTQLSVTKVKLNESLQKMSSLEVELEDKTHCFEDLEGTCLELQLQLESINSTKIPDEDMEKERQIQQTGWEITAASMKLAECQETILNLGRQLKALTLSEEEPVVVDRQLCPSASNNKTVKHHVSLLDQMLFEDGTKKGTLKSPTKKDALNIPIADTLSVAQPNSCNAICAFKGTPSGSYRGLSSGSKNAKAGTLVILSGRKKGGGMGFLRKLLLRKKKGSHKKTSYSLPV